A window from Catalinimonas alkaloidigena encodes these proteins:
- a CDS encoding Kelch repeat-containing protein, with protein sequence MNKPLLLVALLVLWLSGCASERERHWEAIDTQNLPDVRSENAFARVGDRFYLLGGRGDKVVEMYDPATNRWEKKAAMPIEMHHFQALTYGDEIYVVGALTGPYPHEDPVPNIYIYNPEQDQWRQGAAVPEGRRRGAAAATVYNDKIYVICGIQDGHWDGHVAWMDEYDPQTNTWERLADAPRPRDHVQAAVIGDQLVLAGGRNSTARTGHVLDTTIPEVDVYDFGAGEWRTLPATANIPTQRAGCTAVPLDGRAVIIGGESPQKLAHSQTEALDLQTETWLTLDSLTTGRHGTQAVLYKGDVYIAAGSANQGGGPELNTIEVMK encoded by the coding sequence ATGAACAAACCTTTATTGCTCGTTGCGCTGCTGGTCCTTTGGCTGTCCGGATGCGCCTCGGAGCGTGAACGCCACTGGGAAGCCATCGATACCCAAAACCTGCCGGACGTTCGCAGCGAAAATGCTTTTGCGCGGGTCGGCGACCGCTTCTACCTGCTGGGCGGGCGGGGCGACAAGGTGGTGGAGATGTACGATCCGGCTACCAACCGCTGGGAGAAGAAAGCGGCGATGCCCATCGAAATGCACCACTTTCAGGCCTTGACCTACGGTGACGAAATTTACGTGGTCGGGGCGTTGACCGGGCCGTATCCGCACGAAGACCCCGTGCCCAACATCTACATTTACAATCCCGAACAGGACCAGTGGCGGCAGGGCGCAGCCGTGCCCGAAGGACGTCGGCGCGGCGCCGCGGCCGCGACGGTCTACAACGACAAGATCTACGTGATCTGCGGCATTCAGGACGGACACTGGGACGGGCACGTCGCCTGGATGGACGAGTACGACCCGCAAACCAACACGTGGGAGCGGCTCGCCGATGCCCCCCGTCCGCGCGACCACGTACAGGCCGCCGTGATTGGCGATCAGTTGGTGCTGGCCGGGGGCAGAAACTCCACCGCACGTACCGGTCACGTACTCGACACCACCATCCCCGAAGTCGACGTCTACGATTTCGGAGCGGGCGAATGGCGCACGCTCCCGGCTACGGCCAACATCCCGACGCAGCGGGCAGGTTGCACCGCCGTTCCTCTCGATGGGCGGGCGGTCATCATCGGGGGCGAAAGCCCGCAGAAGCTGGCCCACAGCCAGACCGAAGCGCTCGACCTGCAAACCGAAACGTGGCTGACCCTCGACTCGCTGACCACCGGCCGGCACGGCACACAAGCCGTGCTTTACAAGGGCGATGTGTACATCGCGGCAGGCTCGGCCAACCAGGGGGGCGGTCCCGAACTCAACACCATCGAAGTGATGAAATAA
- a CDS encoding sensor histidine kinase: MKIRPHLSQAHRLLLPTALAALCFIIVMDVLRTVARGMWTDGQWWDMYSFIASFVKDLGYLSVFYFLAHRLVTRLVKLQFRLEESNRSLERTKQDLEQFLYRATHDLRAPLSSLRGLMALIRPVPAPEPHQTYLGMIDKTTLKMDQLLTELLSLISVRHKDLQPDLIDLGALLEDVRLSLEAAIYLEGVDVTLKGEQKHPFYSDAFHLRTIARNLMSNALKYQDRNKNTHLLKIGYHTTPEEAVITFTDNGIGIRTEDQERIFKMFYRATGQAQGVGLGLHLVSTSLEGVSGQIQVHSNFGKGTTFTVIIPNATMATTGGGPADAKLSPYALFTE; the protein is encoded by the coding sequence ATGAAAATTCGCCCTCATTTGTCGCAGGCGCACCGTTTGCTGTTGCCTACGGCACTCGCAGCCCTGTGCTTTATTATCGTGATGGACGTCCTCCGTACCGTGGCCCGCGGCATGTGGACAGACGGGCAATGGTGGGATATGTACTCCTTCATAGCATCGTTCGTCAAGGACCTGGGGTATCTGTCGGTTTTTTACTTCCTGGCCCATCGGCTGGTAACACGCCTGGTGAAGCTGCAATTCCGTCTGGAAGAGTCGAACCGGAGCCTGGAGCGTACCAAGCAGGACCTGGAACAGTTCCTGTACCGTGCTACCCACGATTTGCGTGCGCCCCTGTCGTCGTTGCGGGGGCTGATGGCGCTGATCCGGCCCGTGCCTGCCCCGGAACCGCACCAGACGTACCTGGGGATGATCGACAAAACCACGCTGAAGATGGACCAGCTCCTGACCGAACTGCTGAGCCTGATCAGCGTGCGCCACAAAGACTTGCAGCCCGACCTGATCGACCTGGGAGCGCTGCTGGAAGACGTGCGTTTGTCGCTCGAGGCCGCCATCTACCTCGAAGGAGTGGACGTCACACTCAAAGGCGAACAGAAGCATCCGTTCTATTCCGATGCGTTTCACCTGCGGACCATCGCCCGCAACCTGATGTCCAACGCCCTGAAATACCAGGATCGGAACAAAAACACGCACCTGTTGAAAATCGGGTACCACACCACGCCGGAAGAAGCGGTCATCACGTTTACGGACAACGGCATCGGGATTCGGACGGAAGATCAGGAGCGCATCTTCAAGATGTTTTACCGCGCCACCGGCCAGGCGCAGGGCGTAGGGCTGGGGTTACATCTGGTCTCCACGTCGCTGGAGGGCGTTAGTGGGCAGATTCAGGTACATTCGAACTTCGGGAAAGGAACCACCTTTACCGTCATCATCCCGAATGCGACCATGGCGACAACGGGTGGCGGCCCGGCGGATGCAAAACTGTCGCCCTATGCGCTGTTTACCGAGTAG